The genomic region TGGTCTGGCCGTAGACCGACTCGGGCGAGGGCTTGTCCTCCGGGGTGTAGGGTGCGTCCTTCCTGCCGTCGAAGACGAAGTCCGTGGAGTAGTGCACGAGCGGGACGGCAAGCTCGCGCGCCGTGAGGCCGATGAGGCGGGGCAGATTGCGGTTCAGGCGGCAGGCCTCGTCGCGGTCGTCCTCGGCCTTGTCCACCGCGGTGTAGGCCACGGTGTTGAAGATGGCCGAGGCCTCGTGCTCGCGGCAGTGGTCGCGCAGCTTCCCCTGGTCGAAGGGGTCGAAGTCGGACCGTCCCACGGGCAGGGCCTCCCAGCCCGCTGCCGTGAGCGCCTCGCACAGGGCCCGGCCGAGCAGGCCGCTGCGCCCGCCGAGGACCACGGCACGTTTGCCTCCGCTCATCGGCGATCTCCGTACCAGGCGTCCATGAAATCCCGGTAGGCGCCGCTCTGCACGGATTCGAGCCAGGCCTCGTTGTCGCGGTACCAGGCCACGGTGGCGGCCAGGCCGTCGGCAAAGGATATCTCCGGCGTGAAGCCGAGCGCCTTGCGGGCGTACTCGAAGCCCATGGCGTAGCGCCGGTCGTGGCCGGGACGGTCGGTGACGTGGCGGATGAGGCTCTCCGGCTTGCCGAGGATGGCGAGCAGGGTGCGCACCACCTCGATGTTCGCCTTCTCGTTGTCGCTGCCGAAGTTGTAGACCTCGCCCGGCGTGCCCTTCATGAGGGCCAGCTCCACGCCGCGGCAGTGGTCCAGCACGTGGATCCAGTCGCGCACCTGCATCCCGTCGCCGTAAACGGGCAGGGCCTCGTCGCTCCTGGCCTTCATGATCATCAGCGGGATGAGCTTCTCCGGAAACTGGTAGGGCCCGTAGTTGTTGGAGCAGCGCGTCACCAGCACGGGCAGGCCGTAAGTCTTGAAGTAGGCGCGGCAGAGCATGTCCGCCGAGGCCTTGGAGGCCGAGTAGGGCGAGTTGGGCGCGAGGGGGGTCGTCTCGACGAACTTCCCCTCGGGGCCGAGCGCGCCGTAGACCTCGTCCGTGGAGACGTGGACGAAGCGGGCCAGCCCGACGCGGCGGGCGACCTCGAGCAGCACCTGCGTGCCCATGACGTTGGTCGTCAGGAAGGGCGCGGGGTCGGCGATGGAGCGGTCGACGTGGGTCTCGGCCGCGAAGTTGACCACGGCGTCGATGGCCTGGTCGCGCAGGATTGACTCGACCAGACAGGAGTCGGCGATGTCGCCCCTGACGAAGAGGTAGCGCGAGCCGCCGAGTTTTTCCTCGATGTCCCGCAGGTTCAGCGGGTTGCCGGCATAGGTCAGCTTGTCGAGGTTGACGATGATGACGTCGTCGCGCGTGGCGAGAAGATGGCGGATGAAGTTGCTGCCGATGAAGCCGCATCCGCCCGTGACGAGCAGCCGCATGGGATTCCCCCCAGGCAGTGGACTCGGGTGGTTTACCCGGTCCCGCAAGCCTTATAGGAAAGGCTCCGGCATGGCAAATCCGGAAAAAACCGAAAAAAGGGCTTGCGGAGGTCCGGGGTTTTGCGTATCTAGTCTCTCCCTTCGGGCGATTAACTCAGCGGTTAGAGTGCCATCTTCACACGGTGGAAGTCGAAGGTTCAAATCCTTCATCGCCCACCACGGAATCAAAAGCCCTGGTTCGCCAGGGCTTTTTTCTTTTTCGGAGTCCAGCATGCACGTGGTTCTCTTCGAGCCGGAAATCCCTCCCAACACGGGCAGCATCGCCCGGCTGTGCGCGGCCACGGACACCCCCCTGCACCTCGTGGGCAAGCTCGGCTTCTCGCTCGAGGACCGGTACCTCAAGCGTGCCGGGCTGGACTACTGGCCCCACGTGCGACTCTCCGTCTGGGAGACCTGGGAGGAGTTCGAGAAGAAGGTCGCGCCGTCTCGCCTGGTCCTGTCCAGCGCCAGGCGGGGCACGCCGCACCACGAGTTCGCCTACCGGCCGGACGACGCCCTGGTCCTGGGCTGCGAGACCCGCGGCCTTCCGGACTGGTTCTTCGAGCGCTACGCCGACCACGTGCGCATCCCCATCTGGGGGCAGGTGCGCAGCATCAACATCGCCAATGCGGCCTCCGTGCTCCTCTACGAGGCCTATCGCCAGACGGGCGGACTCACCGGCAGATAGCCGCCGTTCACGGCCTCGATCCGGCTTGCGACAGGGCTTTTCGTGCGCCGGGGGTGTGCTCCCGTGCGCTTTAAGGTATGCTCCGCGTACGCGGCCTCCTGGCCCCGACGCGCCGGGGCACGGAAATCCGTTCCGCCCGGCCTGCTGCGGCCTCACCACTAGGAGCATGCGCATGGATATCTTCGGCTTTCCCGGCTATTGGATTCCCCTGGCCGCCCTGGCCCTGGATCTGGCTTTCGGCGATCCGCAGCGCCTGCCGCATCCCGTCCGCCTGATCGGCCGCCTGCTCGACGCCGAGGAGGCGGCGGCCGTGCGGCTGTCCGAGAACCTGCGCCGTCCTGCGGGCATCGCCTTCGTTGTCTGCAACGCCGCCCTGGCGTTTCTCGTCGCCAAGCTGTTGTGCCGCCTCCCGGCCGTCGGCCCGCTCGTGGCGCTCTACCTCGCGTTCGCCGGGCTGGCCCTGGGGCAGCTGCTGCGCGAGGGCAGGGCGGTTTCCCGGGCGCTCGAGGGCGGCCGACTGGACGAGGCGCGCGGCCTGCTCGCCGGGCTGGTCACGCGGGACACCTCGGCCATGGGGCCGGACGAGGTGCGCAAGGCGCTGGCCGAGACCCTGTCCGAGAACCTCTGCGACGGCCTCGTGGCCCCCTTCTTCTTTCTGGTCCTCGGCGGGGTGCCGCTGCTGTGGGCCTACAAGACGGTCTCCACCATGGACTCCATGTGGGGCTACCGTACGCCCCGCTTCGAGCGCCTGGGCTTTGCCGCGGCCAGGACCGACGACGTGCTGGCCTTCCTGCCCGCCCGCTTGACGGCCCTGGCGCTGCTCGCGGCCGGCTGGCTCGGCGGCAGGCGCCCCGAGGACGGATTCACCCGGATATGGTCGGACGCGCGCCGCATGGAAAGCCCCAACGCGGGCTGGCCCATGTCCGCTGCGGCCTGGGTCATGGACGCGGCCATGGGCGGCCCGGCCGTGTACTTCGGCAAGCGCAAGGACAAGCCCGTGCTCGGCCCGGCAGGCCGCACCTGGAGCGCCGCGAAGCTGAACGGCCTGGAGCGGCTCCTGGCCGTTTCCGGCTTCGGACTCTGCCTGTGCATGCTCGCCTATTTCGGCCTGCTCATGGCCCGGGGATGATGCGCCTGATAATGCTCGTGCAGCGGTGGTGATGCATAGATGGGCATATGCAGCAGCGACGCAATACGGCTCCGCCATGAACGCCGGACATGATTCCGTGTCCCATCCGGCGCGGATCGACAGGACGGGGAGAGCCCCTGCCGCATGAGCACTGCGGGGGCTTTCCGGCGGCCGGATGTTGCCGCGACGCATTCCTGACATACTCTTGACACACCCGGTTTTGAACGGTCCGGAACTGGGGTTCAGTTCCGTTCCCCTCCTCTTTGAAGGTCGATGCAGAATCGGGATTCGGTCTTTGGCTGGGGTCTGCTTCCGGTTTTAAATCGCGCCTGCGGCATTTTTTTTCTGTTGTAGTTGCGGAAGGTATTGCCAAGAAGCGATGCATATACTAGAGCAATGATCGTTTTGCATAGAAACCTTGACCGTGTCCAATGAAGACCGAGGGCGCAAGAGCGTCCCGTCCCACGGCAAAGGGCAACAAAATTTCGTATCAGAAGGAACCAAGGAGAGAGCCGAAAATGGACGACTTTCTGAAAGAAGCGTTGGAAATCGTGAAGGCCCAGGCCAGCGTCCGCACCATGACCGAGGAAGAGATGCTCTCCATGGTGCGCGCCCTTTCGAGCGGCATCCAGAACATTGCCGGACCCCGCCCCGAGGAAGAAGAGGGCGAGATCATCGCCGACCCCAAGAAGGCGA from Desulfovibrio sp. X2 harbors:
- the rfbB gene encoding dTDP-glucose 4,6-dehydratase; translated protein: MRLLVTGGCGFIGSNFIRHLLATRDDVIIVNLDKLTYAGNPLNLRDIEEKLGGSRYLFVRGDIADSCLVESILRDQAIDAVVNFAAETHVDRSIADPAPFLTTNVMGTQVLLEVARRVGLARFVHVSTDEVYGALGPEGKFVETTPLAPNSPYSASKASADMLCRAYFKTYGLPVLVTRCSNNYGPYQFPEKLIPLMIMKARSDEALPVYGDGMQVRDWIHVLDHCRGVELALMKGTPGEVYNFGSDNEKANIEVVRTLLAILGKPESLIRHVTDRPGHDRRYAMGFEYARKALGFTPEISFADGLAATVAWYRDNEAWLESVQSGAYRDFMDAWYGDRR
- a CDS encoding tRNA (cytidine(34)-2'-O)-methyltransferase, which translates into the protein MHVVLFEPEIPPNTGSIARLCAATDTPLHLVGKLGFSLEDRYLKRAGLDYWPHVRLSVWETWEEFEKKVAPSRLVLSSARRGTPHHEFAYRPDDALVLGCETRGLPDWFFERYADHVRIPIWGQVRSINIANAASVLLYEAYRQTGGLTGR
- a CDS encoding CobD/CbiB family cobalamin biosynthesis protein, whose amino-acid sequence is MDIFGFPGYWIPLAALALDLAFGDPQRLPHPVRLIGRLLDAEEAAAVRLSENLRRPAGIAFVVCNAALAFLVAKLLCRLPAVGPLVALYLAFAGLALGQLLREGRAVSRALEGGRLDEARGLLAGLVTRDTSAMGPDEVRKALAETLSENLCDGLVAPFFFLVLGGVPLLWAYKTVSTMDSMWGYRTPRFERLGFAAARTDDVLAFLPARLTALALLAAGWLGGRRPEDGFTRIWSDARRMESPNAGWPMSAAAWVMDAAMGGPAVYFGKRKDKPVLGPAGRTWSAAKLNGLERLLAVSGFGLCLCMLAYFGLLMARG